The Pseudomonas triclosanedens genome has a window encoding:
- a CDS encoding class I SAM-dependent methyltransferase, which yields MGIYDRYLLPRLIDFACGMGDVMKQRSLLVPRARGRVLEIGMGTGLNLSFYDPQKVSTIVGVDPAAQMQGLARERVARIGVPVEMVALELGEIRADAASFDSIVCTFTLCSIPDAVAALKEMRRVLKPGGEFLFCEHGLAPDAGVRAWQHRLTPLWRPLAGGCHLDRDMPALIESGGFAIRELVHDYLPGPRPMTYVYRGTAD from the coding sequence ATGGGAATCTACGACCGCTACCTGCTGCCGCGCCTGATCGACTTCGCGTGCGGCATGGGCGATGTGATGAAGCAGCGCTCGTTGCTGGTGCCGCGCGCGCGCGGGCGGGTGCTGGAGATCGGCATGGGCACCGGGCTGAACCTGTCGTTCTATGATCCGCAGAAAGTGTCGACAATCGTCGGCGTCGACCCGGCTGCGCAGATGCAGGGCCTGGCGCGCGAACGCGTCGCGCGTATCGGTGTCCCGGTGGAGATGGTGGCGCTGGAGCTGGGCGAGATCCGCGCCGATGCGGCCAGCTTCGACAGCATCGTCTGCACCTTCACCTTGTGCAGTATTCCCGACGCCGTGGCGGCGCTGAAGGAAATGCGTCGGGTGCTCAAGCCCGGCGGCGAATTCCTCTTCTGCGAGCACGGGCTGGCGCCGGATGCCGGTGTGCGCGCCTGGCAGCATCGGCTGACGCCCCTCTGGAGGCCGCTGGCCGGCGGCTGCCACCTGGACCGCGACATGCCGGCACTGATCGAGTCCGGCGGTTTCGCGATTCGCGAGCTGGTCCACGACTACCTGCCGGGCCCGCGTCCGATGACCTACGTGTACCGTGGCACGGCGGACTGA
- a CDS encoding DUF4234 domain-containing protein codes for MEMDNPYRAPEASLVESSEATRARSFFVTSLGKMAVLYVLTLGLYNLYWMYRHWSIQQPQMQEKIYPAMRSIFFIFFIHSLARRVRAALSETSRRAWSGGEDATWAVVLLIASNVLDRFSSHIPVLSQYSLPLLLLGLAPLIPLANIQRRANEAAGDPLGESNAKMTRYNVPFLIAGGLLWCLILIGIAGEFAGVA; via the coding sequence ATGGAGATGGACAACCCCTACCGCGCCCCGGAGGCTTCGTTGGTCGAGAGCAGCGAGGCGACGCGGGCGCGCTCGTTCTTCGTCACCTCGCTGGGCAAGATGGCGGTGCTCTACGTGCTGACCCTCGGCCTGTACAACCTCTACTGGATGTACAGGCACTGGTCGATCCAGCAGCCGCAGATGCAGGAAAAGATCTACCCGGCGATGCGCAGCATCTTCTTCATCTTCTTCATCCACTCCCTGGCCCGGCGCGTGCGCGCGGCATTGTCGGAGACGTCGCGCCGTGCCTGGAGCGGTGGCGAGGATGCCACCTGGGCGGTGGTGTTGCTGATCGCCTCGAATGTCCTCGACCGGTTCTCCAGCCACATCCCGGTGTTGAGCCAGTACAGCCTGCCGCTGCTTCTGCTGGGGCTCGCGCCGCTGATTCCGCTGGCGAACATCCAGCGCCGCGCCAACGAGGCCGCCGGCGATCCGCTGGGTGAGAGCAACGCGAAGATGACCCGCTACAACGTGCCGTTCCTGATCGCCGGCGGCCTACTCTGGTGCCTGATCCTGATCGGCATTGCCGGGGAGTTCGCGGGCGTTGCCTGA
- a CDS encoding sensor histidine kinase: MLQCASSPLPSSLTVKPRLLRNLLLPILLLLLTLGFGYGGYLISEGAGTRALIETGERQLELHARGVESEISRYTYLPSLLELESSVTRLLLDSTPAHRERVNQYLEGLNRRAGSRAVYLLDTSGRVLATSNWQDPDSYLGEDLSFRAYFQDAVQGRPGRFYGIGSTTGEPGYYLAHGLVHGGRIVGVAVVKVKMEALEERWEKARLQAFVSDENGIIILSSDPTLRLKAVRPLSDQDKERLARSLQYYWWALNEWQPLSRQRLADGVEAISFPPQSPEGDGHRPVSYLMQSRQLNDTPWNFTLLTPVQDLRREAMIHGMLAALGFAVLAFLLIAWNERRKVIATRLAAREALEQANNALERRIAERTSDLRASNQHLREQIRERRQAEDTLRKAQDRLVQAGKLAVIGQMSTSIAHELNQPLAALRTLSGNTVRFLARGRLDVASSNLEAINDMVDRMGRITASLRAFARRADDHGQARLGQAVDAALMVLQVRLKQVPVNLHRDYPDARLAIDQTRLEQILVNLIANALDAMSSQEDRQLWLEGRTEGTDRYRLVVRDNGPGIPPDTRRHLFEPFFTTKPGELGLGLGLTLSASLATAAGGNLSVAYPEAGGTAFELYLPLLPDMEPPA, from the coding sequence GTGCTGCAATGCGCGTCCAGCCCATTGCCATCATCGCTGACCGTGAAGCCACGCCTGCTGCGCAACCTCCTGTTGCCTATCCTGCTGCTCCTGCTCACCCTGGGCTTCGGCTACGGTGGCTATCTCATCAGCGAAGGCGCCGGCACCCGCGCCCTGATCGAGACCGGCGAACGCCAGTTGGAGCTGCACGCCCGCGGCGTGGAAAGCGAGATCAGCCGCTACACCTACCTGCCCAGCCTGCTGGAGCTGGAAAGCAGCGTCACGCGTCTGCTGCTCGACTCGACACCCGCACACCGCGAGCGGGTCAACCAGTACCTCGAAGGACTCAACCGCCGCGCCGGCAGCCGCGCGGTATACCTGCTGGATACCTCTGGCCGGGTGCTGGCCACCAGCAACTGGCAGGACCCGGACAGCTACCTGGGCGAGGACCTGTCGTTCCGCGCCTACTTCCAGGACGCCGTGCAGGGCCGCCCCGGCCGTTTCTACGGCATCGGCAGCACCACCGGCGAGCCCGGCTACTACCTGGCCCACGGGCTAGTGCACGGCGGGCGGATCGTCGGCGTCGCGGTGGTCAAGGTGAAGATGGAAGCCCTTGAGGAACGCTGGGAAAAGGCGCGCCTGCAAGCCTTCGTCAGCGATGAGAACGGCATCATCATCCTCTCCAGCGATCCCACCCTGCGGCTGAAGGCGGTGCGCCCGCTCAGCGACCAGGACAAGGAACGCCTCGCCCGCAGCCTGCAGTACTACTGGTGGGCGCTCAACGAATGGCAGCCACTGTCGCGCCAGCGCCTGGCCGACGGCGTGGAAGCGATCAGCTTCCCGCCGCAGTCCCCCGAAGGCGACGGCCACCGGCCCGTCAGCTACCTGATGCAGAGCCGCCAACTGAACGACACCCCGTGGAACTTCACCCTGCTCACACCCGTGCAGGACCTGCGCCGCGAAGCCATGATCCACGGCATGCTCGCCGCCCTGGGCTTCGCCGTTCTGGCCTTCCTGCTGATCGCCTGGAACGAGCGGCGCAAGGTGATCGCCACCCGCCTCGCCGCCCGCGAAGCGCTGGAACAGGCCAACAATGCGCTGGAGCGCCGTATCGCCGAGCGCACCAGCGACCTGCGCGCCAGCAACCAGCACCTGCGCGAACAGATCCGCGAGCGCCGCCAGGCCGAAGACACGCTGCGCAAGGCCCAGGACCGCCTCGTGCAGGCCGGCAAGCTGGCGGTGATCGGACAGATGTCCACCAGCATCGCCCACGAACTCAACCAGCCGCTGGCCGCGCTGCGCACGCTCTCCGGCAACACCGTGCGCTTCCTCGCCCGCGGCAGGCTGGACGTTGCCAGCAGCAACCTCGAAGCCATCAACGACATGGTCGACCGCATGGGCCGCATCACCGCCAGCCTGCGCGCCTTCGCCCGCCGCGCCGACGACCACGGCCAGGCTCGCCTGGGGCAAGCCGTGGACGCCGCGCTGATGGTCCTGCAGGTACGCCTCAAGCAGGTGCCGGTAAACCTGCACCGCGACTACCCCGACGCCCGCCTGGCCATCGACCAGACCCGCCTGGAGCAGATCCTGGTCAACCTCATAGCCAACGCCCTGGACGCCATGAGCAGCCAGGAAGATCGCCAGCTCTGGCTGGAAGGCCGCACCGAAGGCACCGACCGCTACCGCCTGGTAGTACGCGACAACGGCCCCGGCATCCCGCCCGACACCCGCCGGCACCTGTTCGAACCCTTCTTCACCACCAAGCCCGGCGAACTCGGCCTGGGCCTGGGCCTGACCCTCTCGGCCAGCCTCGCCACCGCCGCCGGCGGCAACCTGAGCGTGGCCTACCCGGAAGCCGGCGGCACCGCCTTCGAGCTGTACCTCCCGCTGCTGCCGGACATGGAGCCCCCCGCATGA
- the aauR gene encoding two-component response regulator AauR, translating to MLGCQQALSLEDIESDGVGSAEEALKKVGADFPGIVVSDIRMPGMDGLQLLERLKALDPSLPVVLITGHGDIAMAVKAMRDGAYDFMEKPFSPEKLVDTARRALAQRALTREVSQLRRQLAGRQALEGRLIGRSPAMQALRELIANVADTSANVLIEGETGTGKELVARCLHDYSRRQAKPFVALNCGGLPESLIDSEIFGHEAHAFTGAGKRRIGKIEHADGGSLFLDEIESMPLNLQIKLLRVLQEQQLERLGSNELIRVDCRVIAATKSDLAAMGREGSFRSDLYYRLNVVTLNLPPLRERREDILMLFEHFLQQSSLRFDRPAPTIDNATAATLMAHDWPGNVRELRNVAERFALGLPVLAGGNLGPDAGEPRFAEAVEAFEKSLLVTALERHAGNLSQAAHALGMAKTTLFDKVKKYGLKGE from the coding sequence CTGCTCGGCTGCCAGCAGGCACTCTCCCTGGAAGACATAGAAAGCGACGGCGTCGGCAGCGCCGAGGAAGCGCTGAAGAAAGTCGGCGCGGACTTCCCCGGCATCGTCGTCAGCGACATCCGCATGCCCGGCATGGATGGCCTGCAACTGCTGGAGCGGCTCAAGGCGCTCGATCCGAGCCTGCCGGTGGTGCTGATCACCGGTCACGGCGACATTGCCATGGCCGTGAAGGCCATGCGCGACGGCGCCTACGACTTCATGGAAAAACCCTTCTCCCCCGAGAAGCTTGTGGACACCGCGCGCCGCGCCCTTGCCCAGCGCGCGCTGACTCGCGAAGTCAGCCAGTTGCGCCGCCAACTCGCCGGCCGCCAGGCTCTGGAAGGCCGCCTGATCGGTCGTTCGCCGGCCATGCAGGCACTGCGCGAGTTGATCGCCAACGTCGCCGACACCTCCGCCAACGTGCTCATCGAAGGCGAGACCGGCACCGGCAAGGAACTGGTCGCGCGCTGCCTGCACGACTACAGCCGGCGCCAGGCCAAACCCTTCGTCGCGCTCAACTGCGGCGGCCTGCCGGAAAGCCTGATCGACAGCGAGATATTCGGCCACGAAGCCCACGCCTTCACTGGCGCCGGCAAGCGCCGCATCGGCAAGATCGAGCACGCCGACGGCGGCAGCCTGTTCCTCGACGAAATCGAGAGCATGCCGCTGAACCTGCAGATCAAGCTGCTGCGCGTGCTGCAGGAGCAGCAACTGGAGCGCCTGGGTTCCAACGAACTGATCCGCGTGGACTGCAGGGTGATAGCCGCGACCAAATCCGACCTTGCCGCAATGGGCCGGGAAGGCAGCTTTCGCAGCGACCTTTACTACCGCCTCAACGTCGTCACCCTGAACCTGCCACCGCTGCGCGAGCGCCGCGAAGACATCCTGATGCTCTTCGAACACTTCCTGCAACAATCCTCACTACGCTTCGACCGCCCGGCGCCGACCATCGACAACGCCACCGCGGCGACCCTGATGGCCCACGACTGGCCAGGCAACGTGCGCGAACTGCGCAACGTCGCCGAACGCTTCGCCCTCGGCCTGCCGGTGCTGGCCGGCGGCAACCTCGGCCCGGATGCCGGCGAGCCGCGCTTCGCCGAAGCGGTGGAAGCCTTCGAGAAGAGCCTGCTGGTCACCGCCCTGGAACGCCACGCCGGCAACCTGAGCCAGGCGGCGCATGCGCTGGGAATGGCCAAGACAACGCTGTTCGACAAGGTGAAGAAGTACGGGCTGAAGGGCGAGTGA
- a CDS encoding amino acid ABC transporter permease — protein MMDFSQIVPALPGLWEGMVTTLQLMVLGVVGGVVLGTVLALMRLSHNKLLSNIAGLYVNYFRSIPLLLVITWFYFAVPFILRWITGEDTPVGAFTSCLVAFMMFEAAYFCEIVRAGIQAIPKGQMGAAYALGMTYRQCMRLIILPQAFRKMTPLLLQQSIILFQDTSLVYSVGLMDFLNAARSRGDIIGQPHEFLIFAGLVYFVISFTASFAVKRLQKRLAL, from the coding sequence ATGATGGACTTCAGCCAGATCGTCCCGGCCCTGCCGGGCCTGTGGGAAGGCATGGTCACTACCCTGCAGCTGATGGTGCTGGGCGTAGTCGGCGGCGTGGTGCTGGGCACCGTGCTGGCGCTGATGCGCCTGTCGCACAACAAGCTGCTGTCGAACATCGCCGGCCTTTACGTCAACTACTTCCGCTCGATCCCGCTGCTGCTGGTGATCACCTGGTTCTACTTCGCGGTGCCGTTCATCCTGCGCTGGATCACCGGCGAGGACACCCCCGTGGGGGCGTTCACCTCGTGCCTGGTGGCATTCATGATGTTCGAGGCGGCTTACTTCTGCGAGATCGTCCGCGCCGGCATCCAGGCCATCCCCAAGGGCCAGATGGGCGCCGCCTACGCCCTGGGCATGACCTACCGCCAGTGCATGCGCCTGATCATCCTGCCCCAGGCGTTCCGCAAGATGACCCCACTGCTGCTGCAGCAGAGCATCATCCTGTTCCAGGACACCTCGCTGGTGTACTCCGTCGGCCTGATGGACTTCCTCAATGCCGCCCGCTCCCGTGGCGACATCATCGGCCAGCCCCATGAGTTCCTGATCTTCGCCGGTCTCGTCTACTTCGTCATCAGCTTCACCGCCTCGTTCGCGGTCAAGCGCCTGCAGAAAAGGTTAGCCCTATGA
- a CDS encoding glutamate/aspartate ABC transporter substrate-binding protein — MRFAPRALGAAIVAALLATPVVAEELTGTLKKIKESGTITLGHRDASIPFSYLATDPRQPVGYSHDLQLKVVEALKKELNLPDLKVRYNLVTSQTRIPLVQNGTVDIECGSTTNNLERQKQVDFSVGIFEVGTRLLTKTSSGINDFPDLKGKNVVTTAGTTSERLLKSMNAEQKMGMNIISAKDHGESFLMLESGRAVAFMMDDALLYGEMAKAKKPDDWHVVGKPQSYEIYACMVRKGDAPFKKAVDKAISDTFASGEINKIYDQWFMQPIPPKNLNLNFPMSDELKKLIANPTDKSAEQM; from the coding sequence ATGCGTTTCGCACCCCGTGCGCTGGGCGCCGCCATTGTCGCAGCGCTGCTCGCCACTCCCGTCGTCGCCGAAGAACTGACCGGAACCCTGAAGAAGATCAAGGAATCCGGCACTATCACCCTCGGCCACCGTGACGCCTCCATTCCCTTCTCCTACCTCGCCACCGACCCGCGCCAGCCGGTGGGCTACTCCCACGACCTGCAACTGAAGGTCGTCGAAGCCCTGAAGAAAGAGCTGAACCTGCCCGACCTCAAGGTGCGCTACAACCTGGTCACCTCGCAGACCCGCATCCCGCTGGTACAGAACGGCACAGTGGACATCGAGTGCGGCTCCACCACCAACAACCTGGAGCGCCAGAAGCAGGTCGACTTCTCCGTCGGCATTTTCGAAGTCGGCACCCGCCTGCTGACCAAGACCAGCTCGGGCATCAACGACTTCCCGGACCTCAAGGGCAAGAACGTGGTGACCACCGCCGGCACCACTTCCGAGCGCCTGCTCAAGTCGATGAACGCCGAGCAGAAAATGGGCATGAACATCATCTCGGCCAAGGACCACGGCGAGTCCTTCCTGATGCTCGAATCCGGCCGCGCGGTGGCGTTCATGATGGACGACGCGCTGCTCTACGGCGAAATGGCCAAGGCCAAGAAGCCGGACGACTGGCACGTGGTCGGCAAGCCGCAGTCCTACGAGATCTACGCCTGCATGGTGCGCAAGGGCGATGCGCCGTTCAAGAAGGCGGTCGACAAGGCCATCTCCGACACCTTCGCCTCGGGTGAGATCAACAAGATCTACGACCAGTGGTTCATGCAGCCGATTCCGCCGAAGAACCTGAACCTCAACTTCCCGATGAGTGATGAGCTCAAGAAGCTGATCGCCAATCCGACCGACAAGTCTGCCGAGCAGATGTAG
- the ggt gene encoding gamma-glutamyltransferase, with protein MRVLHFSKLPLGVAIIAASSSVFAATLDGGAVAAPDQYGAKVAADILRKGGNAVDAAVATAFTLAVTYPEAGNIGGGGFMTLYVDGKPYFLDYREIAPKAATKTMYLDDKGEVIENLSLVGAKAAGVPGTVMGLWEAHKRFGKLQWSELLTPAIGYAQSGFKVADQQYQYRQDAIALFNGKTNFGDYFGTMKPGETFRQPELAKTLERIADKGPDDFYKGETARLLVAQMKKDGGLITAQDLSEYTTKWREPMRVDWQGNTLYTAPLPSSGGIALAQLLGIKEQRAADFKGVELNSAKYIHLLSEIEKRVFADRADYLGDPDFSKVPVAQLTDPAYIAKRAAEVNPNAISPTEKVRPGLEPHQTTHFSIVDKDGNAVSNTYTLNWDFGSGVVVKGAGFLLNDEMDDFSSKPGVANAFGVVGSDANAIEPGKRMLSSMSPSIVTRDGKVSLVLGTPGGSRIFTSIFQVLNNVYDFHLPLEKAVAAQRVHHQLLPKDTIYYDAYAPLTGKVADELKRMGYTLEDQGWNMGDIQAIRVNGKALETASDPRGRGVGMVVAQ; from the coding sequence ATGCGCGTGCTCCACTTCAGCAAACTGCCTCTTGGCGTCGCGATCATCGCCGCCAGCTCCTCGGTCTTCGCCGCCACCCTGGACGGTGGCGCGGTCGCAGCGCCTGACCAGTACGGCGCCAAGGTCGCCGCCGACATCCTCAGGAAGGGCGGCAACGCGGTCGACGCAGCAGTCGCCACCGCCTTCACCCTTGCCGTCACCTACCCCGAGGCCGGCAACATCGGCGGCGGCGGTTTCATGACTCTGTACGTCGACGGCAAACCGTACTTCCTCGACTACCGCGAGATCGCGCCGAAGGCCGCAACCAAGACCATGTACCTCGACGACAAGGGCGAGGTGATCGAGAACCTCAGCCTGGTAGGCGCCAAGGCTGCCGGCGTACCGGGTACCGTGATGGGCCTGTGGGAAGCCCACAAGCGCTTCGGCAAGCTGCAATGGAGCGAGCTGCTGACCCCGGCCATCGGCTACGCGCAGAGCGGTTTCAAGGTCGCCGACCAGCAATACCAGTATCGCCAGGACGCCATCGCGCTGTTCAACGGCAAGACCAACTTCGGCGACTACTTCGGCACCATGAAGCCGGGCGAGACCTTCAGGCAGCCGGAGCTTGCCAAGACCCTGGAGCGCATCGCCGACAAGGGCCCGGACGACTTCTACAAGGGCGAGACCGCCAGGCTGCTGGTCGCCCAGATGAAAAAGGACGGCGGCCTGATCACCGCGCAGGATCTCAGCGAATACACCACCAAGTGGCGTGAGCCGATGCGCGTCGACTGGCAGGGCAACACCCTCTACACCGCGCCGCTGCCCAGCTCCGGCGGTATCGCCCTGGCCCAGTTGCTGGGCATCAAGGAACAGCGCGCCGCCGACTTCAAGGGCGTGGAACTGAACTCCGCCAAGTACATCCACCTGCTCTCGGAAATCGAGAAGCGCGTGTTCGCCGACCGCGCCGACTACCTGGGCGACCCGGACTTCTCCAAAGTGCCGGTCGCCCAGTTGACCGACCCCGCGTACATCGCCAAGCGCGCCGCCGAGGTCAACCCCAACGCCATCTCGCCAACCGAGAAGGTCCGTCCGGGCCTGGAGCCGCACCAGACCACGCACTTCTCCATCGTCGACAAGGACGGCAACGCCGTCAGCAACACCTATACCCTCAACTGGGACTTCGGCAGCGGCGTGGTGGTCAAGGGTGCCGGCTTCCTGCTCAACGACGAGATGGACGACTTCAGTTCCAAGCCCGGCGTGGCCAACGCCTTCGGCGTGGTCGGCAGCGACGCCAACGCCATCGAGCCGGGCAAGCGCATGCTCTCCTCCATGAGCCCGAGCATCGTCACCCGCGACGGCAAGGTCAGCCTGGTGCTGGGCACACCCGGCGGCTCGCGCATCTTCACCTCGATCTTCCAGGTCCTGAACAACGTCTACGACTTCCACCTGCCCCTGGAGAAGGCCGTGGCAGCGCAGCGTGTGCACCATCAGTTGCTGCCCAAGGACACCATCTACTACGACGCCTACGCACCGCTCACCGGCAAGGTCGCCGACGAGCTCAAGCGCATGGGTTACACCCTGGAAGACCAGGGCTGGAACATGGGTGACATCCAGGCCATCCGTGTGAACGGCAAGGCCCTGGAAACCGCCTCCGATCCGCGTGGCCGCGGCGTCGGAATGGTGGTTGCCCAGTAA
- a CDS encoding amino acid ABC transporter ATP-binding protein, whose amino-acid sequence MISIDNVSKWYGDFQVLTDCSTQVAKGEVVVVCGPSGSGKSTLIKCVNALEPFQKGDITVDGTSIANPKTDLPKLRSRVGMVFQHFELFPHLTITENLTIAQRKVLGRSKEEAMDKGMKLLDRVGLKAHAHKHPGQLSGGQQQRVAIARALAMDPIVMLFDEPTSALDPEMVNEVLDVMVQLAHEGMTMMCVTHEMGFARKVADRVIFMDRGQIVEDCAKEEFFGDLQGRAERTQQFLAKILPH is encoded by the coding sequence ATGATCTCCATCGATAACGTCAGCAAGTGGTATGGCGATTTCCAGGTCCTCACCGACTGCTCCACCCAGGTCGCCAAGGGCGAGGTCGTGGTGGTCTGCGGACCGTCCGGCTCGGGCAAGTCGACCCTGATCAAGTGCGTCAACGCGCTGGAGCCTTTCCAGAAGGGCGACATCACCGTCGATGGCACCTCCATCGCCAACCCGAAGACCGACCTGCCGAAGCTGCGCTCGCGTGTCGGCATGGTGTTCCAGCACTTCGAGCTGTTCCCGCACCTGACCATCACCGAGAACCTCACCATCGCCCAGCGCAAGGTGCTGGGGCGGAGCAAGGAAGAGGCGATGGACAAGGGCATGAAGCTGCTCGACCGCGTTGGCCTGAAGGCCCATGCGCACAAGCATCCCGGTCAGCTTTCCGGCGGCCAGCAGCAGCGCGTGGCGATCGCCCGCGCACTGGCGATGGACCCGATCGTGATGCTGTTCGACGAACCCACCTCGGCGCTCGACCCGGAGATGGTCAACGAGGTGCTCGACGTGATGGTCCAGCTCGCCCACGAAGGCATGACCATGATGTGCGTGACCCACGAGATGGGCTTCGCGCGCAAGGTCGCCGACCGGGTGATCTTCATGGACCGCGGGCAGATCGTCGAAGACTGCGCCAAGGAAGAGTTCTTCGGCGACCTGCAGGGCCGCGCCGAACGGACCCAGCAGTTCCTCGCCAAGATCCTGCCGCACTGA
- a CDS encoding amino acid ABC transporter permease has product MNYNWDWGVFLKSTGIGDERYLDWYITGLGWTIAVSLTAWLIALALGSLLGVMRTLPNRWLSGIATAYVEIFRNVPLLVQLFIWYFLVPDYLPQPIQDWFKLSLAPETSAFISVVVCLGLFTAARVCEQVRTGIQALPKGQLAAASAMGFRLPAIYRHVLLPQAFRIIIPPLTSEFLNVFKNSSVASLIGLMELLAQTKQTAEFSANLFEAFTLATLIYFTLNMSLMLTMRMIEKKVAVPGLISVGGK; this is encoded by the coding sequence ATGAACTACAACTGGGACTGGGGCGTCTTCCTCAAGTCCACCGGCATCGGCGACGAGCGCTACCTGGACTGGTACATCACCGGCCTGGGCTGGACCATCGCGGTCTCGCTCACTGCATGGCTCATCGCCCTGGCGCTCGGCTCGCTGCTGGGTGTGATGCGTACCCTACCCAACCGCTGGCTGTCGGGGATCGCCACCGCCTACGTGGAAATCTTCCGTAACGTGCCGCTGCTGGTGCAGTTGTTCATCTGGTACTTCCTGGTGCCGGACTATCTGCCGCAGCCGATCCAGGACTGGTTCAAGCTGAGCCTGGCACCGGAAACCTCGGCTTTCATCAGCGTCGTCGTGTGCCTGGGGCTGTTCACCGCGGCACGCGTCTGCGAACAGGTGCGCACCGGCATCCAGGCGCTGCCCAAGGGCCAGCTCGCCGCCGCCAGCGCGATGGGCTTCCGTCTTCCGGCGATCTATCGCCACGTGCTGCTGCCGCAAGCCTTCCGCATCATCATTCCGCCGCTCACCTCCGAGTTCCTCAACGTCTTCAAGAACTCCTCGGTTGCATCGCTGATCGGCCTCATGGAACTGCTGGCGCAGACCAAGCAGACCGCCGAGTTCAGCGCCAACCTGTTCGAGGCCTTCACCCTGGCCACGCTGATCTACTTCACCTTGAACATGAGCCTGATGCTGACCATGCGCATGATCGAGAAGAAGGTCGCGGTACCGGGCCTGATTTCCGTGGGAGGCAAATGA
- a CDS encoding GntR family transcriptional regulator, with translation MSDSLILTSPVEDDSETLSEHVFRKIQSAIVKGEIAPGSKISEPELARTYGISRGPLREAIHRLEGQKLLVRVPHVGARVVSLSHEELLELYEIRESLEGMACRLAAERMSQAEIDELRRVLDTHERDEAFQAGRGYYQQEGDYDFHYRIIQGSGNRTLTRMLCGELYQLVRMYRLQFSATPNRPHQAFAEHHRILDAIADRDGELAELLMRRHIGASKRNIERHYLDAQAKTAKERGEQ, from the coding sequence ATGAGCGATAGCCTGATTCTGACGAGCCCTGTAGAGGACGATAGCGAGACGCTCTCGGAACACGTGTTCCGCAAGATCCAGTCCGCCATCGTCAAGGGCGAGATCGCCCCCGGCAGCAAGATTTCCGAGCCGGAGCTGGCGCGCACCTACGGCATCAGCCGCGGTCCGCTGCGCGAGGCGATCCACCGCCTGGAAGGACAGAAGCTGCTGGTGCGCGTGCCGCATGTCGGCGCCCGGGTGGTCTCGCTGAGCCACGAAGAGCTGCTGGAACTCTACGAAATCCGCGAGTCCCTCGAAGGCATGGCCTGCCGCCTGGCCGCCGAGCGCATGAGCCAGGCCGAGATCGACGAGTTGCGCCGGGTGCTCGACACCCACGAGCGCGACGAGGCGTTCCAGGCCGGGCGCGGCTACTACCAGCAGGAAGGCGACTACGACTTCCACTACCGCATCATCCAGGGCAGCGGCAACCGCACCCTTACCCGCATGCTCTGCGGCGAGCTGTACCAACTGGTACGCATGTATCGGCTGCAGTTCTCGGCCACGCCCAACCGGCCGCACCAGGCCTTCGCCGAGCACCACCGTATTCTCGATGCCATCGCCGACCGTGACGGCGAACTGGCCGAGCTCCTGATGCGCCGTCACATCGGTGCATCGAAACGCAACATCGAGCGTCACTACCTGGACGCCCAAGCCAAGACAGCCAAAGAACGAGGTGAGCAATGA